The Centroberyx gerrardi isolate f3 chromosome 7, fCenGer3.hap1.cur.20231027, whole genome shotgun sequence genome contains a region encoding:
- the phospho1 gene encoding putative phosphatase phospho1 isoform X1: protein MGDSIFNCCYVPPHPPGEEEPPRSRRSENMASHSAQISSDKRFLIFFDFDETIVDETSDDMVVQTAPGQHLPGWLKDTYQPGRYNEYMQRVLAYLAEQGVTESNIRAVMEKIPATPGMPTLFQFLRTRPPQDFEIVLLSDANSFFIESWLRRAGARQLFHRVFTNPATFNKDGRLVLRPFHSHDCQRCPENMCKQAVVRDYVTRRTQERGRPYQRVFYVGDGANDFCPALALGPRDVAFPRRDFPMHRLITETHEAMPGEFKAVTVPWVSAEEVVQRLRKLVAE from the coding sequence ATGGGGGACTCTATCTTCAACTGctgttatgtcccaccccatCCCCCAGGCGAGGAGGAACCCCCGCGATCCAGACGTTCAGAAAACATGGCCTCCCACTCGGCCCAGATCTCCTCCGACAAGCGCTTCCTCATCTTCTTCGACTTTGACGAGACCATCGTGGACGAGACCAGCGATGACATGGTGGTGCAGACCGCCCCGGGGCAGCACCTGCCGGGCTGGCTGAAGGACACCTACCAGCCCGGCCGCTACAACGAGTACATGCAGCGCGTGCTGGCCTACCTGGCGGAGCAGGGCGTGACCGAGAGCAACATCCGCGCCGTCATGGAGAAGATCCCCGCCACGCCGGGCATGCCGACCCTCTTCCAGTTCCTCCGCACGCGCCCGCCGCAGGACTTTGAGATCGTGCTGCTGTCCGACGCCAACTCCTTCTTCATCGAGTCGTGGCTCCGCCGGGCGGGGGCCCGCCAGCTCTTCCACAGGGTCTTCACCAACCCGGCCACCTTCAACAAGGACGGGCGGCTGGTGCTGCGCCCCTTCCACTCCCACGACTGCCAGCGGTGCCCCGAGAACATGTGCAAGCAGGCGGTGGTGCGGGACTACGTGACCCGCAGGACGCAGGAGCGCGGCCGGCCGTACCAGAGGGTCTTCTACGTGGGCGACGGTGCCAACGACTTCTGCCCGGCGCTGGCCCTGGGGCCCCGGGACGTGGCCTTCCCGCGGCGGGACTTCCCCATGCACCGGCTGATCACGGAGACCCACGAGGCCATGCCGGGGGAGTTCAAGGCTGTCACGGTGCCGTGGGTCAGCGCGGAGGAGGTGGTGCAGCGTCTCAGGAAGCTGGTGGCAGAGTAG
- the znf652 gene encoding zinc finger protein 652, whose translation MKSCQSLKEEVSVPSLGGMSQEEGRRAQVSQSYFHSPNPDLDLTGKLYKREVGGKPYSVLVDNKMAAKTSMGDQNLGQLPTQHVTPQQHQQYYREGGAGQEVGAQGSQAGNGGTSEDTEDDDEDEEEEGEDEDGEEEEGFKREQIIVEVNLNNQTLHVSKGDNKTGPTADDSEREDEEEDEEEEEEEEEDSPDEEEEEEEEEEIESRRTRSKRARRGASSTAAPSQPRRKSLRTALSAASAGMTTRGRRKHMEPPKRKRRSARAAPSSAGSTATAAGGKAEGEEKEMLACEKCPRVFNTRWYLEKHMNVTHRRMQICDKCGKKFVLESELALHQQTDCEKNIQCVSCNKSFKKLWSLHEHIKIVHGYAEKKFSCEICEKKFYTMAHVRKHMVAHTKDMPFTCETCGKSFKRSMSLKVHSLQHSGEKPFRCENCDERFQYKYQLRSHMSIHIGHKQFMCQWCGKDFNMKQYFDEHMKTHTGEKPFICEICGKSFTSRPNMKRHRRTHTGEKPYPCEVCGQRFRFSNMLKAHKEKCFRVTSPVVLQTSGPPVPLRIFANTLSSSSGPGPSAAAPATTSAPLGLSPSGGPMPPRGPVGHTFSHLQLHSTPSHHHPHPSAAQQHLPNAPQHAPPHPHHHLAVPPVSHLPPPPALFKSEPLNHCGHEDSSYLHHMAPPDKGPGAPQHH comes from the exons atgAAATCCTGCCAGAGCCTCAAGGAAGAGGTGTCCGTCCCCAGCCTTGGCGGGATGTCCCAGGAGGAAGGACGCAGGGCGCAGGTGTCCCAATCCTACTTTCACTCCCCTAACCCAGATCTTGACCTGACGGGCAAGCTGTATAAGCGGGAGGTCGGTGGCAAGCCTTACTCTGTGCTGGTAGACAATAAAATGGCAGCCAAGACGTCCATGGGAGACCAGAACCTTGGTCAGTTGCCCACTCAGCATGTGACCCCGCAGCAGCATCAGCAATactacagagagggaggagcagggCAGGAGGTGGGGGCGCAGGGGTCCCAGGCCGGCAACGGGGGTACCTCTGAGGACACTGAAGACGACGatgaagacgaagaagaagagggtgaggatgaggatggcgaggaggaggagggcttcAAGCGTGAGCAGATCATCGTTGAGGTCAACTTGAACAATCAGACACTTCATGTATCCAAGGGGGACAACAAGACCGGTCCCACAGCGGATGACTCGGAGAgagaagacgaggaggaagacgaggaggaggaggaagaggaggaggaagacagccctgatgaggaggaggaagaggaggaggaagaagagatcgAAAGTCGAAGAACGAGGTCTAAGAGGGCACGTCGCGGGGCCAGCAGCACGGCAGCTCCCAGTCAGCCGCGGAGGAAGAGCCTCCGAACCGCCTTGAGCGCCGCCTCTGCCGGAATGACCACCAGGGGGCGACGGAAGCACATGGAGCCGCCCAAGAGGAAGCGCAGGTCAGCCAGGGCGGCCCCCTCGTCTGCCGGCTCCACCGCGACGGCCGCGGGAGGGAaagcggagggagaggagaaggagatgcTGGCGTGTGAAAAGTGCCCCAGAGTGTTCAACACGCGCTGGTACCTGGAGAAGCACATGAAtgtcacacacagacgcatgcaGATCTGCGACAAGTGTGGCAAAAAGTTTGTCCTGGAGAGTGAGCTGGCCTTACACCAGCAGACTGACTGTGAGAAGAACATCCAG TGTGTCTCCTGCAATAAGTCTTTCAAGAAGCTGTGGTCGCTGCATGAGCACATTAAGATTGTGCATGGCTATGCAGAAAAGAAGTTCTCATGTGAAATCTGTGAGAAGAAGTTCTACACTATGGCTCACGTCCGTAAGCACATGGTTG CTCACACTAAGGACATGCCATTTACATGTGAGACATGTGGGAAGTCGTTTAAACGCAGCATGTCTTTAAAGGTTCACTCCCTCCAGCACTCTGGAGAGAAGCCCTTCCGTTGtgag AACTGTGACGAGCGGTTCCAATACAAGTATCAGCTGCGCTCCCACATGAGTATTCACATCGGACACAAGCAGTTCATGTGCCAATGGTGTGGCAAAGACTTCAACATGAAACAGTACTTTGATGagcacatgaaaacacacacag GAGAGAAGCCTTTCATTTGTgagatctgtgggaagagcttCACCAGCCGGCCCAACATGAAGCGGCACCGTCGCACCCACACCGGCGAGAAGCCGTACCCCTGCGAGGTGTGCGGCCAGCGCTTCCGCTTCTCCAATATGCTCAAGGCACACAAAGAGAAGTGCTTCCGGGTCACCAGCCCTGTGGTCCTGCAGACCAGTGGCCCACCCGTGCCTCTCCGGATCTTTGCCaacaccctctcctcctcctccggcccCGGCCCCTCAGCCGCCGCCCCGGCCACCACCTCAGCACCCCTGGGCCTCAGCCCGTCAGGAGGGCCCATGCCTCCTCGAGGCCCCGTGGGACACACGTTCTCCCACCTACAGCTCCACTCAACCCCGTCTCACCATCATCCCCACCCCTCCGCAGCCCAGCAACACCTCCCGAACGCACCCCAGCACGCCCCAcctcacccccaccaccacctggCCGTGCCCCCTGTCTCCCAcctgccccctccccccgcccTCTTCAAGAGTGAGCCCCTCAACCACTGTGGGCACGAAGACAGCAGTTACCTACACCACATGGCCCCCCCTGACAAGGGTCCTGGAGCCCCCCAGCACCACTGA
- the phospho1 gene encoding putative phosphatase phospho1 isoform X2, producing the protein MASHSAQISSDKRFLIFFDFDETIVDETSDDMVVQTAPGQHLPGWLKDTYQPGRYNEYMQRVLAYLAEQGVTESNIRAVMEKIPATPGMPTLFQFLRTRPPQDFEIVLLSDANSFFIESWLRRAGARQLFHRVFTNPATFNKDGRLVLRPFHSHDCQRCPENMCKQAVVRDYVTRRTQERGRPYQRVFYVGDGANDFCPALALGPRDVAFPRRDFPMHRLITETHEAMPGEFKAVTVPWVSAEEVVQRLRKLVAE; encoded by the coding sequence ATGGCCTCCCACTCGGCCCAGATCTCCTCCGACAAGCGCTTCCTCATCTTCTTCGACTTTGACGAGACCATCGTGGACGAGACCAGCGATGACATGGTGGTGCAGACCGCCCCGGGGCAGCACCTGCCGGGCTGGCTGAAGGACACCTACCAGCCCGGCCGCTACAACGAGTACATGCAGCGCGTGCTGGCCTACCTGGCGGAGCAGGGCGTGACCGAGAGCAACATCCGCGCCGTCATGGAGAAGATCCCCGCCACGCCGGGCATGCCGACCCTCTTCCAGTTCCTCCGCACGCGCCCGCCGCAGGACTTTGAGATCGTGCTGCTGTCCGACGCCAACTCCTTCTTCATCGAGTCGTGGCTCCGCCGGGCGGGGGCCCGCCAGCTCTTCCACAGGGTCTTCACCAACCCGGCCACCTTCAACAAGGACGGGCGGCTGGTGCTGCGCCCCTTCCACTCCCACGACTGCCAGCGGTGCCCCGAGAACATGTGCAAGCAGGCGGTGGTGCGGGACTACGTGACCCGCAGGACGCAGGAGCGCGGCCGGCCGTACCAGAGGGTCTTCTACGTGGGCGACGGTGCCAACGACTTCTGCCCGGCGCTGGCCCTGGGGCCCCGGGACGTGGCCTTCCCGCGGCGGGACTTCCCCATGCACCGGCTGATCACGGAGACCCACGAGGCCATGCCGGGGGAGTTCAAGGCTGTCACGGTGCCGTGGGTCAGCGCGGAGGAGGTGGTGCAGCGTCTCAGGAAGCTGGTGGCAGAGTAG
- the phb gene encoding prohibitin 1, producing MCSGPYVVSGGGHRHLTECHWIAIMAKLFESIGKLGLALAVGGGVVNSALFNVDAGHRAVIFDRFRGVQDAVVGEGTHFLIPWVQKPIIFDCRSRPRNVPVITGSKDLQNVNITLRILFRPVTGQLPRIFTSIGEDYDERVLPSITTEVLKAVVARFDAGELITQRELVSRQVSEDLTERASTFGLILDDVSLTHLTFGKEFTEAVEMKQVAQQEAERARFVVEKAEQQKQAAIISAEGDSQAALLIANSLMEAGDGLVELRKLEAAEDIAFQLSRSRNVTYLPSGQGTLLQLPQ from the exons ATGTGTTCTGGTCCCTACGTCGTGTCCGGTGGAGGTCACAGACATCTGACTGAG TGTCACTGGATTGCTATCATGGCCAAACTGTTTGAGTCCATTGGGAAGTTGGGTCTGGCCCTAGCCGTTGGTGGAGGTGTTGTGAACTCTGCCCTTTTCAATG TTGACGCAGGGCATCGGGCGGTCATATTTGACCGATTCCGAGGAGTGCAAGACGCCGTCGTTGGTGAGGGCACCCACTTCCTCATTCCCTGGGTCCAGAAGCCTATCATCTTTGACTGCCGTTCCCGTCCACGCAATGTGCCTGTCATCACAGGCAGCAAAG ATCTGCAGAATGTAAACATCACACTGCGTATCCTCTTCCGGCCGGTGACCGGCCAACTCCCCCGCATCTTCACCAGTATCGGAGAGGACTACGACGAGAGGGTGCTACCATCTATCACCACAGAGGTCCTGAAGGCTGTAGTG gctAGGTTTGATGCCGGTGAGCTCATCACCCAGAGAGAGCTGGTGTCTCGGCAGGTCAGTGAGGACCTGACAGAAAGAGCATCCACCTTCGGCCTCATCTTGGATGACGTTTCACTG ACACACTTGACCTTCGGCAAGGAATTCACAGAAGCTGTTGAGATGAAGCAGGTGGCCCAGCAGGAGGCTGAGAGGGCCCGTTTCGTGGTAGAAAAG GCGGAGCAGCAGAAGCAGGCAGCCATCATCTCAGCAGAGGGAGACTCTCAGGCCGCCTTGCTCATCGCCAACTCCCTGATGGAGGCTGGAGACGGTCTGGTAGAGCTGCGTAAGCTGGAGGCAGCGGAGGACATCGCTTTCCAGCTATCCCGCTCCCGCAATGTCACTTACCTGCCCTCAGGCCAGGGCACGTTGCTCCAGTTACCCCAGTGA